One genomic window of Vicugna pacos chromosome 18, VicPac4, whole genome shotgun sequence includes the following:
- the VGF gene encoding neurosecretory protein VGF: protein MKSLRLPASVLFCFLLLIKGMEAAPPGHPEVQPPPPSSEHKELVAGDAVLGPKDVSAPEIRAARNSEPQDEGELFQGVDPRELAAVLLQALDRPASPPAPGGSQQRPEEEAAEALLTETVRSQTHSLPAPETQAPAAPPRPQTQENGPEAGDPSEELEALASLLQELRDFSPSSAKRQQETAAAETETRTHTLTRVNLESPGPERVWRASWGEFQARVPERAPLPPPAPPQFQARMPESGSLPEAHQFGEGVSSPKTHLGEALAPLSKAYQGLGAPFPKARRPETSLLGGSEAGERLLQQGLAQVEAGRRQAEATRQAAAQEERLADLASDLLLQYLLQGGARQRGLGGRGLQEQEEERESEREKEEAEQERRGGEGTVGEEDEEAAEAEAEAEEAERARQNALLFAEEEDGEAGAEDKRSQEETPGHRRKEAEGAEEGGEEEDDDEEMDPQTIDSLIELSTKLHLPADDVVSIIEEVEEKRKRKKNAPPEPVPPPRAAPAPTHARSPQPQPPAPAPARDELPDWNEVLPPWDREEDEVFPPGPYHPFPNYIRPRTLQPPAASRRRHYHHALPPSRHYPGREAQARRAQEEAEAEERRLQEQEELENYIEHVLLRRP, encoded by the coding sequence ATGAAATCACTCAGGTTGCCGGCTTCTGttctcttctgcttccttctACTGATCAAGGGGATGGAAGCAGCGCCCCCGGGGCACCCTGAGGTGCAGCCACCTCCCCCCAGCTCTGAGCATAAAGAGCTGGTAGCCGGGGACGCAGTGCTCGGGCCGAAGGATGTTAGCGCCCCAGAGATCCGAGCCGCTCGAAATTCAGAGCCTCAGGACGAGGGAGAGCTTTTCCAGGGCGTGGATCCCCGGGAGCTCGCCGCGGTGCTGCTGCAGGCACTCGACCGCCCAGCCTCGCCCCCGGCGCCCGGTGGCTCCCAGCAGCGGCCAGAGGAAGAAGCAGCAGAAGCTCTGCTGACCGAGACCGTCCGCAGCCAGACCCACAGCCTCCCGGCTCCAGAGACCCAGGCGCCCGCGGCCCCGCCTCGCCCTCAGACTCAGGAGAATGGTCCCGAGGCGGGCGACCCCTCCGAGGAACTCGAGGCGCTAGCTTCCTTGCTCCAGGAACTGCGAGATTTCAGTCCGAGCAGCGCCAAGCGCCAGCAAGAGACAGCGGCAGCAGAGACAGAAACTCGCACGCACACGCTGACCCGAGTCAACCTGGAGAGCCCCGGGCCGGAGCGCGTGTGGCGCGCTTCCTGGGGAGAGTTCCAGGCGCGCGTCCCGGAGCGCGCGCCCCTGCCGCCCCCGGCTCCCCCACAATTCCAGGCCCGTATGCCCGAGAGCGGGTCCCTTCCCGAAGCCCACCAGTTCGGGGAAGGAGTGTCCTCCCCCAAAACACACTTAGGTGAGGCACTGGCACCCTTGTCCAAGGCGTACCAAGGCCTGGGCGCTCCCTTCCCCAAGGCGCGCCGGCCGGAGACCTCACTCCTGGGAGGCTCTGAGGCGGGGGAGCGCCTTCTACAGCAAGGGCTGGCGCAGGTAGAGGCCGGGAGGAGGCAGGCGGAAGCCACACGGCAAGCCGCGGCGCAGGAAGAGAGGTTGGCCGACCTCGCCTCCGACCTGCTGCTCCAGTATTTGCTGCAGGGCGGGGCTCGGCAGCGCGGCCTAGGGGGTCGGGGGctgcaggagcaggaggaggagcgagagagcgagagagagaaggaggaggcggagCAGGAGAGACGCGGCGGGGAGGGGACGGTGGGGGAAGAGGATGAGGAGGCggcagaggcggaggcggaggcggaggaggcagagagggcgAGGCAGAACGCGCTACTGTTCGCTGAGGAGGAGGACGGGGAAGCCGGAGCCGAAGACAAGCGCTCCCAGGAGGAGACGCCCGGCCACCGACGAAAAGAGGctgagggggcagaggagggcggggaggaggaggacgaTGACGAAGAGATGGACCCGCAGACGATCGATAGCCTCATTGAGCTGTCCACCAAACTCCACCTGCCAGCGGACGACGTGGTCAGCATCATCGAGGAGGTGGAAGAGAAGCGGAAGCGGAAGAAGAACGCCCCTCCCGAGCCTGTGCCACCACCCCgggcagcccccgcccccacccatgCCCGctcccctcagccccagccccctgccccggcTCCCGCTCGAGACGAGCTGCCCGACTGGAACGAGGTGCTCCCGCCCTGGGATCGGGAGGAGGACGAGGTGTTTCCCCCGGGGCCCTACCACCCTTTTCCCAACTACATCCGGCCGCGGACACTGCAGCCGCCTGCTGCCTCGCGCCGCCGCCACTACCATCACGCACTGCCACCTTCGCGCCACTATCCTGGCCGGGAGGCCCAGGCGCGGCGCGCCCaggaggaggcggaggcggaGGAGCGCCGGctgcaggagcaggaggagctggagaaTTACATCGAGCACGTGCTCCTCCGGCGCCCATGA